The genomic window GTATACTTCTGGGATTTTTAGTAAGGTAGATTCAATCCATTCTTGTTTTAAAATGGAATGATTCTCATCTGATTGGAACAAGTTCGATTTGTTTTTTTGCAAATATCGTTTTGCTTTCTCTTCTTCTCGTAATCGTTTTTCGTTCATACGTATAGCTTCATTTTTTGCAATCGTGTAAATCCAAGTGGAAATCTTAGATCGACCATCAAATCCACCTTTTTCGAGGGACTTAAAAACACGGAAATACACTTCCTGAACTACATCCTCGGTGGCATCGTCAAAACGATCGATGAGAGTGTCACCGATCGTTTTTAAAACCAAGTATTTGGTTTCTTTGACTACAGATTCGAAGTCAAAATTTGCCATGTTTTACTCTTCAGGTGATTGGTGACGAGATGCAAATTTTTCTACGAGTTCTGCAAATTTTTCCCTTTGTTCTGGTTTTAAAACTGCATGGAACTCAACAAGTTTTGTTTGGAAAAACTTACGCATTTCTTGGTGGCGTGTTTCTCTTTCTGCACTCATTTTGTCGAGATACTTGGTATCAATTTTTTCAGAACGAATCTGAGTTGCCAATTCTTTGGCCCAAGATTCATGTTTTGGTTTCATCTCTTTGTGTTTGGCGATGAGTTCTGCTTTGATACTTTCTAGTTTTGCTTTCTGAGCATCGTCTAAATCTAATTTTGAAGTGAGTTTAGATGTCACCCATTCGATACGTTTTTCAAAGTCTTTGTGACCACGGCAATTTCCAAAGGCAAACGCCATAACCGATACAAGACCAACTGTCGTTGTGATTTTGAGGGCTTTTTTAAGAGAGATCATAAAACCTTCCTTTTTAGTTTTGAGAATATGACCCGGAAGATTTTGAATTGGTTCCCTGCTCTAAAAAAAAGAGCAGGAAAAATATGGGAAGATTTTAGAAGCTTGGGAACGGATCTCCAGTAATATATCCATCTGTTTTCAAATCCTGGCAGGATATAATATTTGTGATCAAAGATCCAAGTACAAAACCTTTGAATCCAGTAATGTCATCGATGCATTGATCAACATCTGCTTTTACATAATATTTATCTGATTCAATTTTTGCAATATCGGAAGCGAGTAATGTGATAAGTGAAATCGCAGGTCTTCCTGCCAATAGAGTTGAATTAACCAAATCGGTTTGGATGGCTGCATCCGTGATTCGACCCGCAGCGACAGAACCTTTTTCCCTATCAATTGTTGCACCAAGTGGATTTAAAACCAAACAGTTGGTGAAAGAAAGTGCGATGGCACCTAAAAGCAATTTTTTTAACATATTGAATCCTTTTACGATTGTTTGTTCTCATTTGAAAATCTAGCTTTCGAATATCAAGAAAAAACTAATCGAATTGATAATTTAACAGCTATCAATCGCCAACAATGAATGTTGTTAGATACCACTGCCCATTCTTTTTTTCGAAAAAAGCTCTGTAGTCGAGAGGACTACGGATGAATCGATCACAAACAAATCCGGCTTTTCCCTGAGGTGTACAAATCTTTTTCCAATTACAATTACTTTCCTTTTCCAGTCTCCTTCCATCCAAATCATCAGCCTCTGACTTAACAATTTGGTAACTGAGTTGGGCAATCACCTTTGATTCTTTTGATGCATCCTCTCTTACATTTACATTTTTACCAATGATGAGATAATGCGAAAAGGGATCATAATCACTTGGGAATGTTTCAAAAAAATAAGGAGCTACCATTTGGCCTTCCGCATTTTGACGTAAACCTAACTGGATCGTATCGTTCATTAAATTCCAAAAATCAGAATCATTCGGTTTTTCTGTCAGTTGGAATGATTTTAAAAATTCTTTTTTGCCAGTTTCTGGACCAAACGTAAAATGGATGTCTTTGTCCAAAAAAGATTCTAAGGATTTTCGATCTTTTGATTTTAAGGTTTTTAAAAATTTGACTTTGAATTCCGAAAAACTTTTGTCTTTCGATGAATGGTCGATAGGTGACAAAACTTTCGTAACAAAAGGTTCACATGGCAAAAGGACCATAGGAGAAAGGAAAAGAAGGGAAATAGAAATGTACTTCAACATATACTTGGCAATAAATTTACTAGATTGAGTCGAAGAATCAATTCTTTTTCGTAACGGATTGGTAGGAATTACATTGTTTAGAAAGACCCAAATTGTCTCGAATTTCTTCTAATGTACGTTTTTTGCGTTTTAACTCACACACTTTCAAAAACAATTCTTGGTATTCTTTATCCAATTTTTCGCCTTCTTCATCTTCTTCAGTGAGAACAAGTTTTGCAATTTCAGGACAACTCCGTTCTGAATCCGGTAAAAGTTGATAAATCGTTTTGACTGTTTCTTCTTTCTGTTTGCAAGTCACTTCCAAATTTGTCTTTTCAATACCAAATAGAAAGATGGAAAAAAATGGAAGGCTAAAGTAAAAAAATAAGAATGTGAATTTCTTCATGCAGAACATAAATCTTCTTCCCAATTCTTTTTGGTCTAGTATCTTTCGTTCTCAATTGGAGAAATTCTGAAATGACAGAAACAAATTTTCGGATGGAACATGACCTGCTTGGCGAAAGAGAAATTCCTAAGCATGTTTATTGGGGGATTCACACTTTAAGGGCACTTGAAAATTATCCCATTACGGGAAAGTCCATTGGCACGTATCCTGATTTAGTGTGTGCCCTCGCCCATATCAAAAAAGCGTCTGCATTGGCAAATCTACAATTAGGACTACTCCCTTCCGAAAAATCAAAATGGATTGTGGAAGCTTGTGATCAAATTTTAAATGGCAAATTCCATTCTGAGTTTGTAGTGGATGTCATCCAAGGTGGTGCAGGCACTTCCACAAATATGAATGCCAACGAAGTGATCACAAACATTGCTTTAGAATTAGCAGGCCATCCCAAGGGTGATTATACATTTCTCCACCCACTCAATGATGTCAATATGTCACAAAGTACGAATGATGTTTATCCTTCTTCTATCAAATTGGCTGCTGTGTTTTCTATCATCGGATTACTTTCTGCTCTAGAAAGTTTACAGGTTTCGTTTCAAAAAAAATCAGATGAATTCAAAGATATATTAAAAATTGGGAGAACTCAGTTACAAGATGCAGTGCCAATGACCTTAGGCCAAGAATTCTCAACATACGATGTAATGTTAGGTGAAGACATTTCCCGATTAAAAGAAGCAACTTCCCTCATAGGTGAAATTAATTTAGGAGCAACTGCAATCGGCACAGGAATCAATACTGACATTCGTTATTCGAAAATCGTAACTGAAATCCTGGCAAAACAAACGGGGTTTGATTTAAATGCAGCTCCAAATTTGATCGAAGCAACACAAGACACAGGTGCTTTTGTCCAATTATCTGGAGTATTAAAACGAATCGCTACCAAACTGTCAAAAGTATGTAACGATTTACGATTACTCTCGAGTGGCCCACAAGGTGGATTTAATGAAATCAATTTACCAGCAAAGGCTGCGGGTTCCTCCATCATGCCAGGCAAAGTGAATCCTATCATCCCGGAAGTGGTGAATCAAATTGCTTATGAAGTGATTGGAAATGATATCACAATCACTATGGCAGCAGAAGCAGGACAATTACAATTGAATGCATTTGAGCCAATCATTGCTCATAGTTTATTCAAAAGTATCGAGCACCTAACGGCCGGTTGTAAAACTTTGGAAACTAATTGTGTTTCAGGAATCACTGCAAATCGAAAAGTTCTTGAATCCAGAGTCAAAACATCAGCAGGTCTTGCGACTGCTCTCAATCCATACATTGGGTATGAAAATGCAACCTTAGTCGCCAAACGAGCTCTTGCCGAAAATCGATCTGTGGAATCCATAGTCCTTGAACTTGGATTCTTGGAAGAAACAAAACTAAAAGAAATACTTAGACCAGATGTTTTAACCTCTCCACATACCTTATAAAGAGAGGATGTTTCATTTTATTGGTTGCTTCTTTTCCAGAAATCGATAGTTTCTGAGAGAAGTTTTCCAGAATCATGAGCCAAATTTCAAAAGTATTTTTGATCGAAGATGATGTTGTTACTACTT from Leptospira paudalimensis includes these protein-coding regions:
- a CDS encoding RNA polymerase sigma factor: MANFDFESVVKETKYLVLKTIGDTLIDRFDDATEDVVQEVYFRVFKSLEKGGFDGRSKISTWIYTIAKNEAIRMNEKRLREEEKAKRYLQKNKSNLFQSDENHSILKQEWIESTLLKIPEVYQKTVRLYLSGKSMDEIANELNIKEGTVKSRLFRTKEWIRKSLPGVKNEFQES
- a CDS encoding Spy/CpxP family protein refolding chaperone, giving the protein MISLKKALKITTTVGLVSVMAFAFGNCRGHKDFEKRIEWVTSKLTSKLDLDDAQKAKLESIKAELIAKHKEMKPKHESWAKELATQIRSEKIDTKYLDKMSAERETRHQEMRKFFQTKLVEFHAVLKPEQREKFAELVEKFASRHQSPEE
- a CDS encoding TIGR04452 family lipoprotein translates to MLKKLLLGAIALSFTNCLVLNPLGATIDREKGSVAAGRITDAAIQTDLVNSTLLAGRPAISLITLLASDIAKIESDKYYVKADVDQCIDDITGFKGFVLGSLITNIISCQDLKTDGYITGDPFPSF
- a CDS encoding SH3 domain-containing protein; this translates as MLKYISISLLFLSPMVLLPCEPFVTKVLSPIDHSSKDKSFSEFKVKFLKTLKSKDRKSLESFLDKDIHFTFGPETGKKEFLKSFQLTEKPNDSDFWNLMNDTIQLGLRQNAEGQMVAPYFFETFPSDYDPFSHYLIIGKNVNVREDASKESKVIAQLSYQIVKSEADDLDGRRLEKESNCNWKKICTPQGKAGFVCDRFIRSPLDYRAFFEKKNGQWYLTTFIVGD
- a CDS encoding aspartate ammonia-lyase codes for the protein MTETNFRMEHDLLGEREIPKHVYWGIHTLRALENYPITGKSIGTYPDLVCALAHIKKASALANLQLGLLPSEKSKWIVEACDQILNGKFHSEFVVDVIQGGAGTSTNMNANEVITNIALELAGHPKGDYTFLHPLNDVNMSQSTNDVYPSSIKLAAVFSIIGLLSALESLQVSFQKKSDEFKDILKIGRTQLQDAVPMTLGQEFSTYDVMLGEDISRLKEATSLIGEINLGATAIGTGINTDIRYSKIVTEILAKQTGFDLNAAPNLIEATQDTGAFVQLSGVLKRIATKLSKVCNDLRLLSSGPQGGFNEINLPAKAAGSSIMPGKVNPIIPEVVNQIAYEVIGNDITITMAAEAGQLQLNAFEPIIAHSLFKSIEHLTAGCKTLETNCVSGITANRKVLESRVKTSAGLATALNPYIGYENATLVAKRALAENRSVESIVLELGFLEETKLKEILRPDVLTSPHTL